A part of Amycolatopsis lurida genomic DNA contains:
- a CDS encoding NAD(P)/FAD-dependent oxidoreductase: MKHRIVVLGAGYAGANAAGRLAKRLHPADTEITLVNADPEFVERVRMHQLATGQDLKPRLLTDVFAGTGVGVRIARVTAVDTEGKTVALSDGEIAYDTLVYALGSAAADSGVPGVAEHAHHIDGKGSALRLRSRLADLAAGGTVLVVGGGLTGIEGVTEIAEARPDLEVSFAIRGGLGDWMSEKAQRHLRGTFDRLGITVHEDTDITSVGRTGAMTADGRAITAEVTVWTAGFAAHHIAAATTLEVSATGQIVVDDTMRSVSHADVYAVGDAAFATGVNGTPLRMSCASGVPTAYRAADAIVARLTGGSLPENKIGYTGQCVSLGRRDAVVQWVTPDDRPKDSALTGKTAARLKEIICKAAAWSISHPTSMLPARRRRVVPAEAPVTV; the protein is encoded by the coding sequence ATGAAGCATCGAATCGTCGTCCTCGGAGCCGGGTACGCCGGAGCCAACGCCGCCGGGCGTCTCGCGAAGCGGCTGCACCCCGCCGACACCGAGATCACCCTCGTCAACGCCGATCCCGAGTTCGTCGAGCGGGTCCGCATGCACCAGCTCGCGACCGGTCAGGACCTGAAGCCCCGCCTGCTGACCGACGTCTTCGCGGGCACGGGCGTGGGGGTGCGGATCGCCCGGGTCACCGCTGTCGACACCGAAGGCAAGACCGTCGCCCTCTCCGACGGCGAAATCGCCTACGACACGCTCGTCTACGCCCTCGGCAGCGCCGCCGCGGACAGCGGCGTTCCCGGCGTCGCCGAGCACGCCCACCACATCGACGGCAAGGGTTCCGCGCTGCGGCTGCGATCGCGCCTCGCCGATCTCGCCGCGGGCGGAACGGTCCTCGTCGTCGGTGGCGGCCTCACCGGCATCGAAGGCGTCACGGAGATCGCGGAAGCCCGGCCGGATCTCGAAGTCTCTTTCGCGATCCGCGGCGGCCTCGGCGACTGGATGAGCGAGAAGGCCCAGCGTCACCTGCGCGGCACCTTCGACCGGCTCGGCATCACCGTGCACGAGGACACCGACATCACGAGCGTCGGGCGGACCGGAGCGATGACCGCGGACGGCCGCGCCATCACGGCCGAGGTGACCGTCTGGACGGCGGGCTTCGCCGCCCACCACATCGCCGCCGCCACGACGCTGGAAGTCTCCGCGACGGGACAGATCGTCGTGGACGACACGATGCGGTCGGTCTCGCACGCGGACGTCTACGCGGTCGGCGACGCCGCGTTCGCGACGGGCGTGAACGGGACGCCACTGCGGATGTCCTGCGCCTCGGGGGTTCCCACGGCCTACCGCGCGGCCGACGCCATCGTCGCCCGCCTGACCGGAGGCTCGCTCCCCGAGAACAAGATCGGGTACACCGGCCAGTGCGTCAGCCTCGGCCGCCGCGACGCCGTCGTGCAGTGGGTGACCCCGGACGACCGGCCCAAGGACTCCGCGCTCACCGGCAAGACCGCCGCCCGGCTCAAGGAGATCATCTGTAAGGCCGCGGCCTGGAGCATCTCGCATCCGACGTCGATGCTCCCGGCCCGTCGCCGCCGTGTCGTCCCGGCCGAAGCGCCCGTCACTGTCTGA